Proteins encoded by one window of Amaranthus tricolor cultivar Red isolate AtriRed21 chromosome 4, ASM2621246v1, whole genome shotgun sequence:
- the LOC130811526 gene encoding uncharacterized protein LOC130811526, with protein sequence MWDLRKGVGLCLKNSSSSCLFKRNGDRKIKLKKKKISKKNILEKGNWKKLKEQSNFLAFAEHPDCTNGGKLMDAFHAIFHICRECHDLAMRYINVSYSGKLLMWSDLDNVISKLDYV encoded by the exons atgTGGGATTTGAGGAAGGGAGTGGGACTTTGTCTAAAAAATAGTTCAAGTTCTTGTTTGTTTAAAAGAAATGGAGATaggaaaataaaactaaaaaagaagaaaatctcCAAGAAAAATATCTTGGAAAAGG GTAATTGGAAGAAGCTCAAAGAACAAAGTAATTTTTTAGCTTTTGCAGAACACCCAGATTGTACAAATGGCGGAAAATTAATGGATGCATTTCATGCAATTTTTCATATTTGTAGGGAGTGTCATGATCTTGCTATGAGGTATATTAATGTATCTTACAGTGGGAAGTTATTGATGTGGAGTGATTTGGATAATGTAATTTCTAAATTGGATTATGTTTAG